From a single Arachis hypogaea cultivar Tifrunner chromosome 3, arahy.Tifrunner.gnm2.J5K5, whole genome shotgun sequence genomic region:
- the LOC112775790 gene encoding uncharacterized protein, whose product MTWAIELSQYDLQYEPNHAIKAQAMADFLVEVTGNPPETISIRWRLHVDGASNQTSGGAGIILESPTGVVYEQSVKFEFPVSNNQAEYEALLGDLVLAREVRATRVEVCSDSQVVTSQSNGTYQVRDSLLQKYLEKVKKLSEEFDEVTVQHVPRERNTRADLLSKLASTKPGTENQSLVQGLVKEPTVTLHITQATDHPSWVDPIIDFLEKGKLRDEDKTAKALRREAAKYTTIQGQLFKKGLNQPLLKCLRPDQTDYVLREFHEGCCGHHIGGKALARKLVRAGYYWPSMMSDSKDFVKKCRMCQENTNFHKAPAAKLSLLMSSRPFSQWGVDLLRPFLVGLGQVKYLIVAIDCYTNWVEAEPLTSISSANGQKFMWRQVIARFEIPEVVISDNGTQFADKKFGEFFAGLAIKQKFSSVKHPQTNGQVEAANKVILQVLKK is encoded by the coding sequence ATGACCTGGGCAATCGAACTGTCTCAGTATGACTTGCAGTACGAACCCAACCATGCAATCAAGGCCCAAGCAATGGCCGATTTCCTGGTGGAGGTAACAGGAAACCCTCCCGAGACAATTAGCATACGGTGGAGGCTCCATGTGGATGGAGCCTCCAACCAAACATCCGGGGGAGCAGGAATCATCCTAGAAAGCCCGACGGGAGTCGTATATGAGCAATCGGTCAAGTTTGAGTTTCCGGTGTCcaacaatcaagcagaatatgaggccctTCTTGGCGACCTAGTTCTGGCAAGAGAGGTCAGGGCCACCAGAGTGGAAGTATGCAGTGACTCTCAGGTTGTCACATCACAGAGTAACGGAACATATCAAGTCAGGGACTCACTACTGCAAAAATATTTGGAGAAGGTCAAGAAGTTGAGTGAGGAGTTTGACGAGGTCACAGTACAGCACGTTCCGAGGGAAAGGAACACTCGAGCTGACCTCCTATCAAAGCTGGCGAGCACAAAGCCAGGAACGGAGAACCAATCTCTGGTTCAAGGTTTAGTGAAGGAGCCAACAGTAACCCTCCATATAACACAGGCAACCGACCATCCCTCCTGGGTGGATCCAATCATTGATTTCTTGGAAAAAGGTAAGCTCCGTGATGAGGACAAGACGGCGAAGGCACTAAGGAGAGAAGCTGCCAAGTACACGACAATACAAGGCCAGCTATTTAAAAAAGGACTGAACCAACCTCTGTTAAAGTGCCTACGtcccgaccaaacggactacgtcTTACGCGAATTCCACGAAGGGTGTTGTGGCCACCACATCGGAGGAAAGGCTTTAGCCCGAAAGCTTGTCAGGGCCGGATACTATTGGCCCTCAATGATGTCAGATTCCAAGGACTTCGTGAAGAAATGCAGAATGTGCCAGGAAAACACAAACTTCCACAAAGCACCGGCAGCTAAACTGAGCTTACTGATGTCCTCCCGACCATTCTCTCAATGGGGTGTGGATCTACTAAGACCCTTTCTAGTTGGGCTAGGGCAGGTCAAATACCTAATTGTCGCCATTGATTGTTACACCAACTGGGTAGAGGCCGAGCCATTGACTAGTATATCCTCGGCAAATGGCcaaaagttcatgtggaggcaagtAATAGCTAGATTCGAAATTCCAGAGGTCGTTATATCGGACAACGGGACACAGTTCGCCGATAAAAAGTTTGGGGAGTTTTTCGCCGGTTTAGCGATAAAGCAGAAGTTCTCGTCTGTCAAACACCCCCAAACTAACGGCCAAGTCGAAGCGGCGAACAAGGTCATCCTACAAGTTCTCAAAAAGTGA